A single Pseudodesulfovibrio aespoeensis Aspo-2 DNA region contains:
- a CDS encoding sigma-54 interaction domain-containing protein, which translates to MPTLDPTQLAALLPDTDSLSAMLDELPLGVAVMDAAGILLLVNKTYETLTGVDRNRVLGLQCLHSLRCDYCMGDCPVMTGWKKLGAVGVEANLVSRERSKIQVRLTVAPLLDEEGSLRGAVETITSRTTHTLNSVATGVFGLGDLVGRSPQIEKIFAMVPSIAQTDSSVLITGETGTGKDLLAEEIHNASARSDGPFVKVNCGALPDTLLESELFGHTKGAFTGADQNKPGRFRMAHGGTLFLTEIGDLPLALQVKLLSFLDDKVVYPLGSSKGFHTDVRVVVATHRDLEAMVRQKLFRQDLLYRLNVIRLHLPPLRERGGDIPLLQDHFLKKLQTRFGKKVEGFSDNAKTLLKAYPYPGNVRELRNLIEYAVNFCDGKLILTRHLPGYLLHPADPPQPAELEPTAWPDASGQSGAPADTPGRADALPRTPMAPSATWTDMERAIILDALRRAGGRKSQAAELLGWGRSTLWRKMKHHDLG; encoded by the coding sequence ATGCCCACCCTAGACCCGACACAGCTCGCCGCCCTGCTGCCAGACACGGACAGCCTCTCGGCCATGCTCGACGAGCTGCCGCTTGGCGTGGCCGTGATGGATGCCGCGGGCATCCTGCTGCTGGTCAACAAGACCTACGAGACCCTCACGGGCGTGGACCGCAACCGGGTGCTGGGGCTCCAGTGCCTGCACAGCCTGCGCTGCGACTACTGCATGGGCGACTGTCCGGTCATGACCGGGTGGAAAAAGCTGGGGGCGGTCGGCGTCGAGGCCAACCTCGTCAGCCGCGAGCGCAGCAAGATCCAGGTGCGCCTGACCGTGGCCCCCCTGCTGGACGAGGAGGGGAGCCTGCGCGGCGCGGTGGAGACCATCACCTCGCGGACCACCCACACCCTCAACAGCGTGGCCACGGGCGTTTTCGGGCTGGGCGATCTGGTGGGGCGCAGCCCCCAGATCGAGAAGATCTTCGCCATGGTTCCCTCCATTGCCCAGACCGACTCGTCGGTGCTCATCACCGGCGAGACAGGCACCGGCAAGGATCTGCTGGCCGAGGAGATCCACAACGCGTCGGCCCGCAGCGACGGCCCCTTTGTCAAGGTCAACTGCGGCGCGCTGCCCGACACCCTGCTCGAATCCGAGCTCTTCGGCCACACCAAGGGCGCTTTCACCGGCGCGGACCAGAACAAGCCGGGCCGTTTCCGCATGGCCCACGGCGGCACCCTGTTCCTGACAGAGATCGGCGACCTGCCCTTGGCGCTCCAGGTCAAGCTGCTCTCCTTTCTCGACGACAAGGTGGTCTATCCCCTGGGCAGTTCCAAGGGCTTTCATACCGATGTCCGGGTCGTGGTCGCCACCCATCGCGACCTGGAGGCCATGGTCCGCCAGAAGCTGTTCCGCCAGGACCTGCTCTACCGGCTCAACGTCATCCGCCTGCACCTGCCGCCCCTTCGCGAGCGCGGCGGCGACATCCCCCTGCTCCAGGACCACTTCCTGAAAAAGCTCCAGACCCGGTTCGGCAAGAAGGTCGAAGGGTTCTCGGACAACGCCAAGACCCTGCTCAAGGCGTACCCCTATCCGGGCAATGTTCGCGAACTGCGCAACCTCATCGAATACGCGGTCAACTTCTGCGACGGCAAGCTCATCCTCACCCGGCACCTGCCCGGCTATCTACTCCACCCGGCAGACCCGCCCCAGCCCGCAGAGTTGGAGCCCACGGCATGGCCCGACGCCTCCGGGCAGTCCGGCGCGCCCGCAGATACGCCCGGCAGGGCCGATGCCCTGCCCCGGACGCCCATGGCCCCGTCCGCCACCTGGACCGACATGGAGCGCGCCATAATCCTCGACGCCCTGCGCAGGGCGGGCGGCAGAAAAAGCCAGGCCGCCGAACTCCTCGGCTGGGGCCGCTCCACCCTGTGGCGCAAGATGAAACACCACGACCTCGGATAG
- a CDS encoding NifB/NifX family molybdenum-iron cluster-binding protein, which translates to MEKILIPLMDNDVAPRFDLATDVLIVTIPRESSRRESLEEKVVVLDHASAESICRLAISENVNTVICAGIEGKYHDFLVWKGTKVIDDVCGPVDAVLDAYHDKRLVPGTYIY; encoded by the coding sequence ATGGAAAAAATACTCATCCCACTCATGGACAACGACGTGGCCCCCCGCTTCGACCTCGCCACAGACGTGCTCATCGTCACCATCCCCCGCGAATCCAGCCGCAGGGAAAGCCTGGAGGAAAAGGTCGTGGTCCTGGACCATGCCTCGGCGGAATCCATCTGCCGACTGGCCATCAGCGAGAACGTCAACACCGTCATCTGCGCCGGAATCGAAGGCAAATACCACGATTTCCTCGTGTGGAAAGGCACCAAGGTCATCGACGATGTCTGCGGGCCGGTGGACGCCGTGCTCGACGCCTACCACGACAAGCGGCTTGTTCCAGGAACATACATATACTGA
- a CDS encoding response regulator, which produces MNVLIVDADERFRESLARQLVRRGMTVQATGDPAEARLMACRERTGAVLVGLSSPRQTLLAFLRSIRQDCPGSEVILINHSGNVPLSIEAMKHGALDEVAAPVDLDELLQKLDAVSARRAKDIGGGV; this is translated from the coding sequence ATGAATGTGTTGATAGTTGATGCGGACGAACGCTTCCGGGAAAGCCTGGCAAGGCAGCTTGTCAGGCGCGGAATGACGGTGCAGGCCACCGGAGACCCTGCCGAGGCAAGGCTCATGGCCTGCCGCGAACGGACAGGCGCGGTGCTGGTCGGGCTCTCCAGCCCCAGGCAGACGCTCCTGGCCTTTCTGCGGAGCATCCGTCAGGACTGCCCAGGCAGCGAAGTGATCCTCATCAACCACTCGGGCAACGTTCCCCTGTCCATCGAGGCGATGAAGCACGGCGCGCTCGACGAGGTGGCAGCACCTGTGGATCTCGATGAACTGCTGCAAAAGCTCGACGCGGTTTCGGCCAGACGGGCCAAGGACATCGGGGGTGGTGTATGA
- a CDS encoding transferase has translation MEKLEELLTHITSRININLKPMGIDVEPILKNAIPRERHLLYYAFYALTTDHPLSFRFTNSSLGGTYFLGKTLVDRSVLYKSDIRGDELKRKGDVVEFDGIKTKLFYNEVIRIINSYLVKTLVHNYSHNPEIPEVFKILNTVAMHYSNIHGTTTEGVFLGPFATVDFSYMHNCVVGEYAYVQAGDLSRQVIEPGRVWIRYNGLFEFNYIYPEGVLKKYISMDENGSLSGEFFDHVDERKEDFLPIYSSISPEPFEGKGDGAYVSPYAVLKGNCTIGDNALVAQRAHVEDSVFGNGSNAQENCYIMNSVYEGLDITAHGAKVINTRLGNKVFVGFNSFLHGKKPEHITVGRNSIVMPHTIIDSDEPIAIPENSMVWGHVTCQADLATQCMTLDAMSAATDITMGNMTFKGDGKAFVDAFRERIEHILEANGAYYNGTENTRGHAQKTQDACFNILQPFQSGPEQGMYPSMTIGD, from the coding sequence ATGGAAAAGCTTGAAGAACTGCTGACCCACATCACTTCGAGAATCAACATCAACCTCAAGCCCATGGGCATCGACGTGGAGCCGATCCTGAAAAACGCCATCCCGCGCGAAAGACATCTGCTCTACTACGCCTTCTACGCCCTGACCACCGACCACCCCTTGAGCTTCCGCTTCACCAATTCAAGCCTGGGTGGCACCTATTTCCTGGGCAAGACCCTGGTGGACCGCTCTGTGCTCTACAAAAGCGACATCCGCGGCGACGAGCTCAAACGCAAGGGCGACGTGGTGGAGTTCGACGGCATCAAGACCAAGCTCTTCTACAACGAGGTCATCCGCATCATCAACAGCTACCTCGTCAAGACCCTGGTCCACAACTATTCCCACAATCCGGAAATCCCGGAGGTTTTCAAGATCCTGAACACCGTGGCCATGCACTACTCCAACATTCACGGCACCACCACAGAGGGTGTATTCCTCGGCCCCTTTGCCACTGTCGATTTCTCGTACATGCACAACTGCGTGGTAGGCGAATACGCCTATGTCCAGGCCGGAGACCTCTCGCGCCAGGTCATTGAGCCGGGCCGCGTCTGGATCAGATACAACGGCCTCTTCGAGTTCAACTACATCTATCCCGAAGGCGTGCTCAAAAAGTACATCTCCATGGACGAGAACGGCAGCCTGTCCGGCGAGTTCTTCGACCATGTGGACGAGCGCAAGGAAGACTTCCTGCCCATCTACTCGTCCATCAGTCCCGAGCCCTTTGAAGGCAAGGGCGATGGCGCCTACGTCAGCCCCTACGCAGTGCTCAAGGGCAACTGCACCATCGGCGACAATGCCCTGGTGGCCCAGCGCGCCCACGTCGAGGACTCGGTTTTCGGCAACGGCTCGAACGCCCAGGAAAACTGCTACATCATGAACTCGGTTTACGAGGGCCTCGACATCACCGCGCACGGGGCAAAGGTCATCAACACCCGCCTCGGCAACAAGGTCTTTGTCGGCTTCAACTCCTTCCTGCACGGCAAGAAGCCCGAGCATATCACTGTGGGCCGCAATTCCATCGTCATGCCGCACACCATCATCGACTCCGACGAACCCATCGCCATCCCGGAAAACTCCATGGTCTGGGGGCATGTCACTTGCCAGGCTGATCTCGCAACCCAGTGCATGACCCTCGACGCCATGAGTGCGGCCACCGACATCACCATGGGCAACATGACCTTCAAAGGCGACGGCAAGGCGTTCGTCGATGCCTTCAGGGAGCGCATCGAGCATATCCTCGAAGCCAACGGCGCCTACTACAACGGTACGGAAAACACGCGCGGACACGCGCAAAAAACGCAGGACGCCTGCTTCAACATCCTCCAGCCCTTCCAGTCCGGGCCGGAACAGGGGATGTATCCATCTATGACTATTGGAGATTAA
- a CDS encoding CBS domain-containing protein: MKVKELMTPVGEYTTLDTGATLGDAAAALSTSKHNDVLVINEQGSLAGILTMTDILAALEPSYKRLTEHERNGETLTNKYVADIFKEFGLWSDTLNELCRKCVNIKVSEVMYVPADVEYLDEEDNLEFGVHHYITGVHQPLIVRRKREVTGLLRLADVFAEIRKRITSCGC, translated from the coding sequence ATGAAAGTCAAAGAGTTGATGACTCCGGTCGGCGAATACACGACGCTCGACACCGGGGCAACGCTGGGCGACGCCGCAGCCGCCCTCTCCACGAGCAAGCACAACGATGTCCTCGTGATCAACGAGCAGGGAAGCCTGGCCGGGATCCTGACCATGACCGACATCCTTGCGGCCCTTGAACCCAGCTACAAGCGGCTCACGGAACACGAGCGCAACGGCGAGACCCTGACCAACAAATACGTGGCCGATATCTTCAAGGAGTTCGGCCTGTGGTCCGACACCCTGAACGAACTGTGCCGCAAGTGTGTAAACATCAAGGTGTCCGAAGTCATGTACGTGCCCGCTGACGTGGAGTACCTCGACGAGGAAGACAACCTCGAATTCGGCGTGCATCACTACATCACCGGCGTGCACCAGCCACTCATCGTCCGCCGCAAGCGCGAGGTGACCGGACTGCTCCGCCTCGCCGATGTCTTTGCGGAAATCAGGAAAAGAATCACCAGCTGCGGCTGCTAA
- a CDS encoding SLC13 family permease has translation MEAAHAPQSKFDWSRLVFMLTGVALFTLVYFSPAWPDAIDPTGQHFVLSHEAKGALAVFLLAGTWWVFEVVPIGITSLMIGILQVMFLIRPAKSAFKDFMDPSVLFIFASIMIGLVFTKTGLTKRLAYKMLDIVGERTSMIYLGVFVVTAALTHIMAHTAVAATIYPLLLAIYALYGEGDKPTKFGKGLFIGMAYVAGAGSIVTLLGAARGAVAIGFFKEIVGKEVGFFELSYYMAPIGWLMVFLLWGFFMLVCKPEKDRIPGLREKARELNARMGSLTRNEIMAAIIVGITILIMSLRAFVPALDAVDKTAIILCSSVLFFIFKILDIKDLEDIPWNIILLFAGAMSIGFCLWETGAAKWMAVNWLVMFQEANWFVFVMSIAFFVMIMTNFIMNVAAIAISLPVALVIAPYLGVSAEVILYASLVTAGMPFLLLVGAAPNAIAYDSRQFTTGEFFKWGIPASIMLMVVVGLACLVIWPLMGMPITVPAGG, from the coding sequence ATGGAAGCGGCACACGCCCCGCAATCAAAGTTCGACTGGAGCCGACTGGTGTTCATGCTCACCGGCGTCGCCCTGTTCACGTTGGTCTATTTTTCTCCGGCCTGGCCCGACGCCATCGACCCCACTGGCCAGCATTTCGTCCTCTCCCATGAGGCCAAGGGAGCCCTGGCGGTCTTCCTTCTGGCCGGAACGTGGTGGGTCTTCGAGGTGGTGCCCATCGGCATCACCAGCCTGATGATCGGCATTCTCCAGGTCATGTTCCTCATCCGCCCGGCCAAATCGGCCTTCAAGGACTTCATGGACCCCTCGGTCCTGTTCATCTTCGCCTCCATCATGATCGGCCTGGTCTTCACCAAGACCGGCCTGACCAAGCGGCTGGCCTACAAGATGCTCGACATCGTGGGCGAGCGCACCAGCATGATCTATCTGGGCGTGTTCGTGGTCACCGCCGCCCTGACCCACATCATGGCCCACACCGCCGTGGCCGCCACCATCTATCCGCTGCTGCTGGCCATCTACGCCCTGTACGGCGAGGGCGACAAGCCCACCAAATTCGGCAAGGGGCTGTTCATCGGCATGGCCTATGTGGCGGGCGCGGGTTCCATCGTCACCCTGCTCGGCGCGGCCCGCGGCGCCGTGGCCATCGGCTTCTTCAAGGAGATCGTGGGCAAGGAGGTCGGCTTCTTCGAGCTGTCCTACTACATGGCCCCCATAGGCTGGCTCATGGTCTTCCTGCTCTGGGGCTTCTTCATGCTCGTCTGCAAGCCCGAGAAAGACCGCATCCCCGGCCTGCGCGAAAAGGCCCGCGAGCTCAACGCCCGCATGGGCTCCCTGACCCGCAACGAAATCATGGCCGCCATCATCGTCGGCATCACCATCCTCATCATGAGTCTGCGCGCCTTTGTGCCCGCGCTGGACGCGGTGGACAAGACTGCCATCATCCTGTGCTCCTCGGTCCTCTTCTTCATCTTCAAGATCCTGGACATCAAGGACCTGGAAGACATCCCCTGGAACATCATCCTGCTCTTCGCGGGCGCCATGTCCATCGGCTTCTGTCTGTGGGAGACGGGCGCGGCCAAGTGGATGGCCGTCAACTGGCTGGTCATGTTCCAGGAGGCCAACTGGTTCGTGTTCGTCATGTCCATCGCCTTCTTTGTCATGATCATGACCAACTTCATCATGAACGTGGCGGCCATCGCCATATCCCTGCCCGTGGCCCTGGTCATCGCGCCCTACCTGGGCGTGTCGGCCGAGGTCATCCTGTACGCCTCGCTGGTCACGGCGGGCATGCCCTTCCTGCTGCTCGTGGGCGCGGCCCCCAACGCCATCGCCTACGACTCCCGGCAGTTCACCACCGGCGAGTTCTTCAAGTGGGGCATTCCGGCCAGCATCATGCTCATGGTCGTGGTGGGCCTGGCCTGCCTCGTCATCTGGCCGCTGATGGGCATGCCCATCACCGTGCCTGCCGGGGGCTAG